The nucleotide window CTTAAATATGCAGCTTTTAACATTGCATTTGCAGAATTAAAATCAAATAACCTTTTTCTATTTAATAATGTTTTCACATAACCATTTGTATAAGCAAAATCTTCTATTGATTTTAAATAATTTTTTACACTTTTAAATGCTTCAAAATAAGAATCAATATAAAGTTTTGCCTCTTTTGATGGAATACCTAAAGTATCTCCTAATTTTTTACTTCCCATTCCATATAATAGTCCAAAATTTATTGATTTTGCAATTCCTCTTTTTTCTTTAGCTTTTTCTTCACCGAAAATTTTAACAGCAGTTTGATAATGAATATCTAGGTCATTTTTAAATGCTTCTACTAAAGCCTCATCGCAACTAAAATGAGCTAATAATCTTAATTCAATTTGAGAATAATCAATTCCTACTAATTTATATCCATTTTTAGGAATAAATGATTGTCTTATTTGCAAAAGAGAATCACTTCCCACTGGAATATTTTGTAAATTTGGATTTTTTGAGCTTAATCTTCCTGTAGCAGTTCCGGTATGTAAAAATGAAGTATGTATTCTATTATCTTCATTTTTTAAGCCAAGTTCTAATAAAGGTTCAATATATGTGGATTGTAATTTATAAGCTTCTCTATACTTTAAAAGTAGAGGTATTACATCATGTTCATTTACTAAACTACTTAAAACAGCTTCATCTGTACTATAACCTGTTTTTGTTTTTTTTGAAGTATTCAAACCTAAAGTTTCAAATAAAACTACTCCTAATTGTTTTGGAGAATTTATATTAAATTCAACTCCACTAACTTTATAAATTTTATTAGTTAATTCTTGAATATATTTATTAGATTTTTCTTTATACTCCTTTAAAAGATTAACATCGATTTTTATTCCATTATTTTCCATTTCAGCTAATACATAAATAAAATCAAATTCAACATCGAACGCAAGTTTTAAAAGTTCTTCATCATTTTTTTCTTTAAAAATTTCCAATTGTCTATTAAATAATTTTAGTGTCATTAAAGCATCTTCAGCAGCATATTCACAAGCTTTTGATATATCTACATTTGAAAAATTTTCACCTTTTTTTACAACATCAGAGAAACTAATCATTTTATGTTTAAATTGTTTATCAATTTGATAATCAAGTCCAACTTTTTCATTTGTATTTAAAAGCCAAGATAAAATCATTGTATCAGCATAAAGTTTTAATTCAATATTAAAATTATGTTTAATAATCTCATAATCATATTTAAAATTTTGAAGAACTAATTTATATCTATTTAATTGAAAGATTGCTTGAGAAGCTGCCTCTTTTGAAATTTGATTTCCAACACCTAAATATGAGTGTGCAATGGGAACATAATATGCTTTATTCTTTTCATATGCAAAAGAAAAACCAACAATTTTTGCACAAGTTACATCAATATCAGTTGTTTCAGTATCAAATGCAACTATAGAATCTCTTGGAATAGTATTTATGACTAAAGATAAACTATTTTCATTATCAAGTAAAATATATTCTATTTTTTCCTCTTTTTTTATCTCTTTTGGAATTTCAGTTTTGTAAGCCATTCCATTTTTACTTACTTTTTCTAAAATTTTTGTCATGTCATATTTAATTAAAATATCACTAATTTTTAAAATAGGATTTTCAGTAGGTAAAACAAATTCTTCTAAATTATCAATTACATGACAATCTTTTGATAAAGTTACAAGTTTCTTAGAGATAAATGCCATTTCTTTACCTTCAATTAGTAACTCTTTTGTTCTTTTTTTAGTTATATTTTCAAGATTTGCATAGATATTTTCTAAAGTCCCAAACTCTTTGATTAATGCTTCTGCTGTTTTTGCACCAATTCCTTTTACTCCTGGGATATTATCTGCACTATCACCTAAAAGTGATTGATAATCAGTAAATTGAGAAGGAAAAACTCCATATTTTTCAAAACATTTTTCTTCATTTATAACTACTTTTTTTGTAGGATCAAATAAATATATTGTATCATCCTCTATTAATTGGTATAAATCTTTATCATGAGAAACAATTCTAACTTCTAAACCTTTATTTTTTGCATCATGTGCTATTGAAGCAACTATATCATCAGCTTCAAATCCTGTTCTAATAGCAACTTTAAATCCCATTTGTTCAATCCATGAAATAGCAATTGGAAGTTGAGTTAATAAATCTTCTGGAACATCAGGTCTATGGGCTTTATATCCATCATAAAGTTCATTTCTAAAAGTATTTCCTTTTGCATCAAGTGCAAAAACTACATAATCTGTTTGAAAATCTTTTCCTATATTTGATATAAAATTTATAAATCCTGTTAATAAGCCTGTTGGAAATCCATCTCTTGAACGTAAAGGTGGAAGAGCAAAATAACTTCTAAATAAAAATCCAAATGTATCTATAACTGTAATTGTTTTTTTCATAAAATCTCTTTTCTTTGCTTGTTTAAAGATTTTATATTATAATAATGTCACTAAAAATAAGGTTTTATAACAAAAGGAAAGTAAATGATTATTATACCTGCAAGATTAAATTCTAGTAGATTTGCAAATAAAATTATGGTTGATATTTTAGGATTACCTATGGTAATAAGAACAGCTACTCAAGTAAGTAGTTTAGATAAAGTTGTAATTGCAACTGATTCACAAGAAGTAATAAATTTAGCTTCACAACATGGTTTTGATGCAGTTTTAACATCAACTTCTCACAATAGTGGAACAGATAGAATAAATGAAGCTGTAAATATTTTAAATTTAGATGAAAATGAGATTATAATAAATGTTCAAGCAGATGAACCATTTATAGAAACTCAAGTTGTACAAGCTGTTATAGATAGAGTAAAACAAATAAAAGAAAATAATGAAGATATTATGATTACTTCTTGTTATAAAGAAATTAGTCCAGAATTAGCAGATGATCCAAACCATGTAAAAGTAATTTTAGATGAACTTTCTAATGCTATATATTTCTCTCGAGCTAAAATTCCATATCATAGAGATCATCATGAAAGTGCATCATATTTTGGTCATTTAGGAATTTATGGTTTTACAAAAAAATCATTAAATAATTTTTGTCAATTAAACTCATCAAAATTAGAAAACATAGAAAAACTAGAACAATTAAGAGCAATTGATAACGGCCATAAAATTGCTATGGTTAAAGTTGCATCTAAATCTTTTGGTATAGATACACAACAGGATTTAGATAACGCAATAAAAATCTTCAAAAAATAATCATAAAAAGTGCTTTATTACTTTATTTAATAAGTAAAGTAATATTAAAGCACTTTTATGCAAAACTAAGAAATAAATAAAAACGAAGGTGAATTTATGCGTTATGATGTCTTCATCATAGATAATCTTATTAAATTTAATGATTTTAAAGATTATTCACAAAAGAAACTTAGAAATACAAATATCTCTTTATTTCCAAATGTTGAAGATATGATTTATGAAATAGAATTTGTAGATGTGCTTATTGTACATATTGATTCTATTGAATACTTTAAAATTATTGATAACTACCTAAAAAATGAACCTTACATCGTTTTTATAATCAAAGATAATTCAGATTTAGCAAAAATCCCAAACTCTAAAAAATGTGATATATTATACGAACCTTTGGATTTTAATAAATTGATTTTTAAAATAAATCTTTTCATAAATAATATAAACAATCATATTTCATTGAAAAAAGAAGAAGATTTTTCAAATTCAATTATCAATAATATTAATTATCCAATTTTTTCTACTGATTCAGAACATATAATATTTGCAAATAATCATTTTTATGAACTTACAAATTGTTTTTCACTTGAAGAATTAAATAAAAAATATAAAACAACAAATGATATTTTTGAAAACGAAGAAGGTTGTATTACAGATTTAGATTTACTTTCGATTGATAATACAAAAGAAAAAACATTAAAAGTTTGTATAAAAGATTTAGAGAATAAAAAAAGATTTTTTTCAATACAAAAAATTCATTTATCTCATAATGATACAAATATTATTATATTAAATGACATTAGCCATGAAGTAGAACATAAACATGAATTATATAAACTTTTATATACTGATAATTTAACAAAATTTCCTAATCGTGCAAAATTAATAGAAGATTTACAAAATAATGGTTTAAATTTACAAGCTGTTTCTTTACTAAATATCAATTCATTTAAAGAAGTAAATGACTTTTTTGGTCATAAAGTTGGTGATTCGATTTTAATTGATGTTGCAAAACTAATCTCAAAAAAAATAGAAAATTTTAAAAATTTAAAATTATACAAATTCCCATCAGATACATATTGTATTGTAAACACAGAAAATTCTCGTGATGAGTTTGTAAATTTAATAAATGAAATAATTGAAACCATTTATAAAAATGTTTTTATTTTTGAACATTATGAAATTGATATAAGAATGACAGCTGGAATTTCATTTTCAGATAAAAACAATAAATTAATTACAGCAGATATTGCTTTACAAACTGCAAAAAAAGACCATAAAGATTATTTAATTTTCTATGATGAATTGGATAAATTCCAAGAATATGAAAATAATATGTTTTGGACTAAAAAATTAAAATCTGCATTTATAAATGACCATATAGAAGTTTTTGTTCAACCCTTAGTAAACAATAAAACTTTAAATGTTGATAAATATGAATGTTTAGTAAGACTTATTGATGAAGATGGAAAAATCGTAAATCCATATTTCTTTTTAGACATATCAAAAAGGTCAAATCAATACACAAAATTAACAAAAATTGTTATTGAAAAATCATTTAAAAAATTTGATAATCTTCCTTTTGAATTTTCAGTAAATATCTCTTATGAAGATATAGAAAATAGTAATTTTTTAGATTTTATAAAAGAGATGTTAAAAAAATATAATGTTAAAAATAGAGTTGTTTTTGAAATATTAGAAGATGAAAATATAAAAAATTATAATCTTTTAATTTCATTTATTGATGAAATTAAAAGTTTAGGCTGTAAAGTTGCTATTGATGATTTTGGTAGTGGTTATTCAAATTTTGAACATTTATTAAAAATGAATGTTAATTATCTAAAAATTGATGCATCATTAATAAAAAATGTTGCAAAAAATGAAAATTCATATAAAATTACAAAAACTATAATAGAATTTGCTAAAAGTTTAAATTTGAAAACAATAGCAGAATATGTAGAAAATGAAGAAATTTTCAATATAATAAAAGAATTAGGTGCTGATTATTCACAAGGCTACTATTTTTCAGCACCAATTGCAGAGCCAATTATAAATGAATTTAAAGAAAAGATAGAATAATGAATAAAGAAGTTTTAAAAGATATTTCTGTTTTATATGTAGAAGATGAAAATGATGTTAGAGAATTTACTTCTAAACTGTTAAGTTCTTTGCTAAAAAAAGTTTATACTGCAAAAAATGGTTTAGAAGGATTAGAACTATTTAAAGAGAATCAAAATAATATAGATTTAATCATTTCAGATATAAATATGCCTAAAATGAACGGTTTAGATATGTGTGAGCAAATTAGAAAAATAAATAGTGAAATGCCTCTTGTAATAACAAGTGCACATAATGATACAAATTTTTTAAAAAAAGCTATCGAAGTTGGCGTAAATACTTATGCTATGAAACCAATTGATTTATATCAATTAATAGAAAGTATCATAAAAGCTATGGAGCCCATTTTATTAAAAAGAAAACTTATAGAATTAAACCTATCTTTAGAAAGCAAAATAG belongs to Arcobacter defluvii and includes:
- the polA gene encoding DNA polymerase I, with product MKKTITVIDTFGFLFRSYFALPPLRSRDGFPTGLLTGFINFISNIGKDFQTDYVVFALDAKGNTFRNELYDGYKAHRPDVPEDLLTQLPIAISWIEQMGFKVAIRTGFEADDIVASIAHDAKNKGLEVRIVSHDKDLYQLIEDDTIYLFDPTKKVVINEEKCFEKYGVFPSQFTDYQSLLGDSADNIPGVKGIGAKTAEALIKEFGTLENIYANLENITKKRTKELLIEGKEMAFISKKLVTLSKDCHVIDNLEEFVLPTENPILKISDILIKYDMTKILEKVSKNGMAYKTEIPKEIKKEEKIEYILLDNENSLSLVINTIPRDSIVAFDTETTDIDVTCAKIVGFSFAYEKNKAYYVPIAHSYLGVGNQISKEAASQAIFQLNRYKLVLQNFKYDYEIIKHNFNIELKLYADTMILSWLLNTNEKVGLDYQIDKQFKHKMISFSDVVKKGENFSNVDISKACEYAAEDALMTLKLFNRQLEIFKEKNDEELLKLAFDVEFDFIYVLAEMENNGIKIDVNLLKEYKEKSNKYIQELTNKIYKVSGVEFNINSPKQLGVVLFETLGLNTSKKTKTGYSTDEAVLSSLVNEHDVIPLLLKYREAYKLQSTYIEPLLELGLKNEDNRIHTSFLHTGTATGRLSSKNPNLQNIPVGSDSLLQIRQSFIPKNGYKLVGIDYSQIELRLLAHFSCDEALVEAFKNDLDIHYQTAVKIFGEEKAKEKRGIAKSINFGLLYGMGSKKLGDTLGIPSKEAKLYIDSYFEAFKSVKNYLKSIEDFAYTNGYVKTLLNRKRLFDFNSANAMLKAAYLREAVNTLFQGSAADLIKLSMIQIHKKYKNNDSMRLLLQIHDELILEIKDEFVEEYTRDIKEIMENIYTLNVPLKVSVAIGNSWQELK
- a CDS encoding EAL domain-containing protein, yielding MRYDVFIIDNLIKFNDFKDYSQKKLRNTNISLFPNVEDMIYEIEFVDVLIVHIDSIEYFKIIDNYLKNEPYIVFIIKDNSDLAKIPNSKKCDILYEPLDFNKLIFKINLFINNINNHISLKKEEDFSNSIINNINYPIFSTDSEHIIFANNHFYELTNCFSLEELNKKYKTTNDIFENEEGCITDLDLLSIDNTKEKTLKVCIKDLENKKRFFSIQKIHLSHNDTNIIILNDISHEVEHKHELYKLLYTDNLTKFPNRAKLIEDLQNNGLNLQAVSLLNINSFKEVNDFFGHKVGDSILIDVAKLISKKIENFKNLKLYKFPSDTYCIVNTENSRDEFVNLINEIIETIYKNVFIFEHYEIDIRMTAGISFSDKNNKLITADIALQTAKKDHKDYLIFYDELDKFQEYENNMFWTKKLKSAFINDHIEVFVQPLVNNKTLNVDKYECLVRLIDEDGKIVNPYFFLDISKRSNQYTKLTKIVIEKSFKKFDNLPFEFSVNISYEDIENSNFLDFIKEMLKKYNVKNRVVFEILEDENIKNYNLLISFIDEIKSLGCKVAIDDFGSGYSNFEHLLKMNVNYLKIDASLIKNVAKNENSYKITKTIIEFAKSLNLKTIAEYVENEEIFNIIKELGADYSQGYYFSAPIAEPIINEFKEKIE
- the kdsB gene encoding 3-deoxy-manno-octulosonate cytidylyltransferase, with translation MIIIPARLNSSRFANKIMVDILGLPMVIRTATQVSSLDKVVIATDSQEVINLASQHGFDAVLTSTSHNSGTDRINEAVNILNLDENEIIINVQADEPFIETQVVQAVIDRVKQIKENNEDIMITSCYKEISPELADDPNHVKVILDELSNAIYFSRAKIPYHRDHHESASYFGHLGIYGFTKKSLNNFCQLNSSKLENIEKLEQLRAIDNGHKIAMVKVASKSFGIDTQQDLDNAIKIFKK